ATTACAAAATTCCCAACATTGGGCAATCACCCTCGAAAACTCCAATTTCATCCTCCGATGGAAGGGCGGAAGCATGATGATTTCCTTGGCCATTGGGTGCTGTTAGATCAATGTCAACCCCAATCGAAACTATTTCATCAAGATTCAGAATCCTTGGGATTAACTCTCCAAaaacttgaaatatttttgcaaacactcaagtCCGATATCCAAAAGCTTGGGTCTGAAGATTTTGGTTGTCTTCTAAGAGACGGTCATATTCAAGAAGCAGATCAGCAGATTGTTTCTGGAGGGCAGCCACATGAGATTCAGCTGTTTCAACCCGTTTGTCCTTCTCTTCAGATTCCAACTTAAGTTTGTTCATATTTTCTTTCAGATATGAGACTTCTTTCTGCAGGAGCTTCATTTCATTGGTagctttctcttccttttctttaagCTGCATCTTTTCTTTCGTGAGCCTTTCAATTTCTTCTTTCGAAGCTCCAATGGTACCTCTTATCCCCATTAATTTCCGAAGGTAATGGTGCATACGGTCAATTAAGAACCCTAGAAACAGACAGAACCCTGCAAAATAAACCTTATGGCATCAGGAGAGAAATTTAACTCTGAATAGATTATTGACGAAAATTCGTGCTCATAGGGATAGATAACAGTTTCAACCAAAATATGGTGTCATAAACTCAGTACTGATATAAATGAAATTCAGAAGGCTAACAAATATTGCAGCAACTCAAACAGTCGGTGAATTTGAGCCCAACAGCAGATGACACCATAGTGCTCTCATCATCAGGTCCCAGCTGGATACAACTTAATGGAACTAGGCAATTTGGCACAACGAAGATTCAGCATCCACCGGGGCATAGAAGGGCTTACTAAAAGGTAGTGCAAAAAACGTGACTCATATTTTCATACAGAGCATTCATGTGCATGCTGAAATCTGTTTAGCTCCAAAACGGGTGACAACCAAGGTGATTTACAGATACCGAGGGGCACTAGGGCATAGAAGCTGATTGTAATAAACCAGAATCATAATATAGCTTAATTGTCAGCTTTTTTCAGTTTATTTAAGTTGCTTTTGGCCACACTAGCTGGAGCTATTCTACGGGGTGGTAATGATTTGAAACAAAAGGAAGATAAAACTGCACTTGTTTGACAAGGTCAAACAAGTAGTCTAACACAGGAAAATAGCTTGCATTCTGTGTTCTGCAAATTAACTGGCTATCTAGAGGTTCCAATTATGAAGCTGGAACCTGCGAACCTAGAACTAGTAACATCAGAAAGCTCCAGCTCATGTGACAAAGTACATGAAGAGGCTGACGCGTTCTTGGAGGATTATTTGATATGCGGCTCCAAGAACAGTTGAGTAAAATTCTCCGAAGACAGCTTTTGACACCCAATATAAGGATGGGCAGACCTTTGGCTATCCATGAACTCTAGGCATCAGAATCATAGCAGAACTAGAGAATGCAAAACTGGGGGTCATACAGTTACTCACTTACAAAAGCCAAGTTTAAGACATAAGCACTTGGAGTGCCTTTGTCTGATATAATATGTATAGCTTAAAGATTCCACCAAGGAAACACAATTACTAAGCCCTTAAGCTACATATCACATACTCTTCCAAAGAAACCACCCAAAGTCCTCATCTTTAGAGGTgattgttagatttcttggagggttccaacctaaaaccaattggcaataggtggagtaacctctagaatatattaaccaagtttgggtggcttagatgaacgatgtgagacaagtctaacactccccctcacgtgcagcccggatgcacgttgAGATGACAGATcaggagctgactgactgactcgagcgacagagatgacagagactttcccacgagaggtgaggccacccaagacctagctctgataccatgttagatttcttggagggttccaacctaaaaccaattggcaataggtggagtaacctctagaatatattaaccaagtttgggtggcttagataaacgatgtgggacaagtctaacagtGATATGTGCCCTAAGTGAACCCCCTTCCTTTGAGTTGATCCTCGCCCAAGAGAAATGTTGAATCACATTATCCTCTAATTACAAAGGCCACACCTAACACTAATTAATGCAACAAATAATGTTTCCCCACAGGCCTTTTAACTGAACATACGACGTCTTCGAGTGATAAAAAACTGCTACTTACCAGCTAGCAAGTTTCGTATGAGTTATGAACAAGCAAAACCATAGGCTGAACTTTCTTATGAACAAGCAAAACCATCGGCTGAAGTCCAGAAGTTGCACCCATTCATATGATAGTATCCCTGACATTAACTTCGATGGTTGCATGAAAGCAGAAACTTACGCTAGAGCCCCTTAGATTGGCCATTAGACATTAGATTATATTAAGAATACGAGAGGACCACATTTCTGGCACCAGGATGCAACAACTAGTCGAGAGATTAATAATCCGTCAGGAATACAATACCTAAAAAATTTGATGTTAGTAATCCCCTTGCTAACCCACTATTAGTCCATTCGTCCTATTGAATTGCATTTCCGCACTACTAGTCCTACCAATAAAACATGGCCTTAGTTAAGTAAAAAGCTTTCTCGCTTTCTCTCATAAGATTTTACGTAGCTCCGCAACTACAGTTACCAGTACATTAACTTCAAAAGCGCAATCACAGAATTAacaagtgggaaaaaaaaaaatacctcgaatttgaaagaacaaaagaagaaaataagtgCACCAAAATCAAGAAGGCTAGGATCATACCCATGAGAGAAGCCTCCAGTAAATGGGTCCTCCAGAGAACCTGATCCATGGGCGTCATAGTACCAATCTTAGCACCCTTGTTCTGAATCTTGACAATACTAAAGAAGTTTGACAACAGGATCACAGACATAGTACCAGCAATTGTTTTCACGGTGGCCGGACCCTTTCCCACCTTCACCTGATCCAAACCCTTTATCACCAGCTCCCTCAGAGGCCCAATCTTCACCAGTAGAAGGAATGCCACCACACCCTCAGCAAATACAACCAAGAACAACAGAGGAATCATATTTAAATCAGCAAAAAGTATACCGCCACTTTTCCCACAGTAAACAATCCCTAGTCTTATCGGTGACAAGAATGGAAACCCACTTCTAAAATCAGATTTCTTCTACCCAATATGAAGATTCAATGACATAGATCCGAAGGTTTAGCCATTGCTAGAAAGAAAGAAGCCCCTCTGCAGAAACCCATTTCACTTACTGGGAAAAGTACAGAACGCACCTGAAGAAACCAGGATTTTATATGAAAGCCACAGAACCAAAACTTTTACTGTGAACAGAAATAATTGAACTTTCCACAATCTCCTATTCAATAATTAGATCTTGCAGAAAACCCACCTCCAGCAACCGCTAAAAAACCTAGTTCAGTAAAATGCGTAAGAGGATTCTAGAAGAGACCGAAGTTTAGAAGACTTAAAACCACAGATCTGTAGGTTTAGCCATTAATAGACCACCTTGTGAGTTCTTTTTAATGGTGTTTGTCAAAAAGGTGGGTTTTTTCCTTTGGGATTAGTGGGATGCAAATGGAAAAGGGTTTTTGCCTAACTGTCTACAGGCCTAAAGGGATTTGGCAATGGCCAATCCTTGACTGTTAACATAATAGAGTACTGCAGATGGCTGAGTCAAAAGTAGAGAACCGGAAATGggaagtgaaagaaaaagtaGGATCGGAAGCGTGAATCAAGGACAAGAGAGTGAAGAGCAAATGGTTGAATCCAAGTGTTGGAAGTCCGGGGCTATTACTCGAAACCGGAAAATTGATCGAACCGGAAAAATCGGATCAGATCggattttttaaaccggttgaataatttcgatctggtttcggtttataaaattttataaaccgaaaaaataatttcgattcggtttatgtgttttaaaaaccggttgaaaccggaaccggttatatatatgtataatatatacatatatatataaaaacataggggaggagttgaattatgggtttttggttgatattttatggtgtatattggtctaataaatatatttattagataaaaactatttttatgggcttaattatgtttttatagattttttttttatgtattgggctcaaaattgatccttttttgttgggtccaaaaaaaaggttgaattatagatttttggttgatattttatgagttgaattgtgaattttttgatgtgttgagcaaaaaatatggcccatgaatgaaaatcggataaaccggataaaccggaccgaaaccggttgagccggtcgaaaccggaccgattttatctcaaccggtttcagtttctaaaaatctcaaaccggatatccggtttcgaccgaaaaatacactcaaaccggtcgaaaccggaccggtatcacccctagtTGGAACACAAACGGGTTTGGGAGTGGGGCGGATGATTGTGTTAGAGAGAGTTTTGTTTGGGTGTTACTCGCTGTCGCTGTTGCACAAGCCTATGGATGCTTCCTAGATAGTACTGGGTTTGGCTTTAACAGgctcaaacaaattttttaactCGTATAGTTGACGAATCGAGTTTGAGCCATCCCTGGTTTAACTTGTATGTATGAGCTCTTCTCGTCTTTAAAGGCTCGATTAGTAGTTACAACTTACAACTAGTTCGATGTCTCAAAATACTAGTGGAGCTCCACTCCGAATATTTAGGGTCCATTTGAGCTCACTGAATTTTAAAAGAGGACAACTATGAACACGCCACAGCTTGGCGCAACCTATCTAGTTAGGGCATCGGCATAAgcctttttaaattttggaccaaattacaccttaaaaagttactcccttcgtcccatttttattgttcattttcgtttttcgtgtcgttctttcaacgcttatatctctcaatctaccatgttttttataattttgaaaactttgtattatagatctaatcgaaaACTATTAAATAAGacctatattgcatatttttgggatacatattggaagatataagcgttgaaaaaacggcacgaaaaacgaaaatagacaataaaaatgggacggagggagtacttttttactttagctactcacttttaaaatatttactaCATCAGGCTCTCTATATTAAAATTATTCCATTAAAATATTGATTCTTTATTCATGTTTCATATAGTACACGTACAATCAAACAAGCTGCAAGTTGAGATGCAATggaataataataaagtaatgtTTACCGAATGAACAGGGGCTCGTTTACATAAACGAGAAACTGTGGCTACTTTAGTTTTCCCCGAGTTGTCAGCAAGGCTGATGCTCACTGATTTTGGATGACTTTCTCGCTATAATAGCGACAAGAGCTAGTTTAACCAGCTtggtgcggatgctcttagcaCCCCTAATCATTCCAGTATTCTCATTCTCTGAAATATATATAAGTAGATGGATACATGTACATTTAGTCTGTTTCAAATGAGAACGTtatcattttaataaaaatgcGGACCTTTCCATTTCTCCAATTTTCCGAtctaatttcgatgatccgaaccgctcaatatgatcaaaacgtgattttaagggcaccCGCATGAAACCAGTAAAAAAATGGCCAGGAGGAGCTTcatctgaacaattttttattgaacggttcaataaaaaactgcttcaatcaagcccttcctattttattttattttgcagaTTTCTTCAcaagtacttttaaaatcacattctgaataTATTTagcagttcggatcatcgaaaaaGGAGAGTTTGTAATTTAAGAGATTCTCATTTGAAACTTTATGTATATACATTCTCTCAGAATCTCTCATTTAAGAAAACAGctgtcaaaataaaaatatatataaatctcTTGATCGTTCTCTGTCCTTtacatcttaaaaaaaatactaacaatTGCAAATTACATTATCCATGACAGttatatgaaaataaaaaattgcggATCATAGATTTCTCTATTTTGGGGGTTAGccgtacttattttagttagcggAACGGAGTTTTATAACATaaaatgattggagagagagggtgtTCGGCTAACAAGGAGAGAGGGTGTTCGAATTTGAGTtattcaaaacacgtttgaacaGCCCGTATTATTTACCCTAGTAATTAACTtatgcagaataattttttgattttgtttttattcaaattttttttttgcatttgttagttttacggcaaacttttatgtgatatggatGAGTAAAGATAAGAGgaaccgaaaaagtaaaaaactatgaCTTTTACACGAGTATTTTGCGAAATATCCAAA
The sequence above is a segment of the Rhododendron vialii isolate Sample 1 chromosome 13a, ASM3025357v1 genome. Coding sequences within it:
- the LOC131313723 gene encoding uncharacterized protein LOC131313723, whose protein sequence is MIPLLFLVVFAEGVVAFLLLVKIGPLRELVIKGLDQVKVGKGPATVKTIAGTMSVILLSNFFSIVKIQNKGAKIGTMTPMDQVLWRTHLLEASLMGFCLFLGFLIDRMHHYLRKLMGIRGTIGASKEEIERLTKEKMQLKEKEEKATNEMKLLQKEVSYLKENMNKLKLESEEKDKRVETAESHVAALQKQSADLLLEYDRLLEDNQNLQTQAFGYRT